One stretch of Mangifera indica cultivar Alphonso chromosome 9, CATAS_Mindica_2.1, whole genome shotgun sequence DNA includes these proteins:
- the LOC123226424 gene encoding heavy metal-associated isoprenylated plant protein 31-like isoform X2, giving the protein MVEVRVPNLDCEGCASKLKKALFKLKGVEEVEIKMEMQKITVRGFGLEERKVLKAIKRAGKAAEPWPFPGYSHFASFYKYPSYIVNYYYDKQGTSNGAHTFFHTPAVYSIAVASDETVASLFSDDNPHACIIM; this is encoded by the exons ATGGTGGAGGTCAGAGTTCCAAATCTGGACTGTGAAGGCTGTGCTTCCAAGTTGAAGAAAGCCCTCTTCAAGCTCAAAG GAGTTGAAGAAGTAGAGATAAAAATGGAGATGCAAAAGATTACGGTGAGAGGGTTTGGACTGGAGGAAAGGAAGGTGCTGAAAGCCATTAAACGAGCTGGAAAAGCAGCAGAGCCATGGCCATTTCCTGGATACTCTCATTTTGCTTCATTTTACAAGTATCCAAGCTACATTGTGAACTATTATTATGATAAACAAGGAACCAGTAATGGCGCACATACGTTCTTCCACACTCCTGCGGTTTACTCAATTGCTGTGGCATCTGATGAAACTGTTGCCTCATTGTTCAGCGATGACAATCCCCATGCCTGCATTATCATGTGA
- the LOC123226424 gene encoding heavy metal-associated isoprenylated plant protein 31-like isoform X1, which yields MSMVEVRVPNLDCEGCASKLKKALFKLKGVEEVEIKMEMQKITVRGFGLEERKVLKAIKRAGKAAEPWPFPGYSHFASFYKYPSYIVNYYYDKQGTSNGAHTFFHTPAVYSIAVASDETVASLFSDDNPHACIIM from the exons ATGTCA ATGGTGGAGGTCAGAGTTCCAAATCTGGACTGTGAAGGCTGTGCTTCCAAGTTGAAGAAAGCCCTCTTCAAGCTCAAAG GAGTTGAAGAAGTAGAGATAAAAATGGAGATGCAAAAGATTACGGTGAGAGGGTTTGGACTGGAGGAAAGGAAGGTGCTGAAAGCCATTAAACGAGCTGGAAAAGCAGCAGAGCCATGGCCATTTCCTGGATACTCTCATTTTGCTTCATTTTACAAGTATCCAAGCTACATTGTGAACTATTATTATGATAAACAAGGAACCAGTAATGGCGCACATACGTTCTTCCACACTCCTGCGGTTTACTCAATTGCTGTGGCATCTGATGAAACTGTTGCCTCATTGTTCAGCGATGACAATCCCCATGCCTGCATTATCATGTGA